The genomic interval CATGCTGCATTTGCAGGGCTACGATCACGAAAACGAGGACGATGCCCTGGAGATGGAGGCGGTGGAAACCCACATCATGAGAAAGCTCGGTTATACTGATCCCTATGCTGTTTAAAGAGGCAATGCAGTCGCATGGATGAACCTGCCAAACCGGGCTGGTTGGAACGCTTGGGGGCGTGGCTCTCGCCCGAACCGGATAACCGGGAAGAGCTGGTGGAAATCCTCCACACCGCTTACGAAAAAAACCTGCTAGACGCCGATGCGCTTTCCATGATCGAGGGTGTGTTGCAGGTGTCCGAAATGCAGGTGCGCGACATCATGATTCCACGTGCGCAGATGGACGTGATCGACATCGCCGATGCTCCCGAAGCTTTTATTCCCTTTGTAATCGAGACCGCCCACTCGCGTTTTCCCGTAATCGGGGAGAACAAGGACGACGTCATCGGCATCCTGCTTGCCAAGGACCTGCTGCGCTACTACGCCGGCGTGGAATTCGACGTGCGCGACATGCTGCGCCCGGCGGTGTTCATCCCGGAGGCCAAACGGCTCAACGTGCTGCTCAAGGAATTCCGCATGAACCGCAATCACATCGCCCTGGTGGTGGACGAATACGGCGGCGTATCCGGGCTGGTGACCATCGAGGACGTGCTGGAGCAGATCGTGGGGGAAATCGAGGACGAATACGACTTCGATGAAACCGAAGACAACATCATCCAGGATCGTGCCGGCAACTACCGCGTAAAGGCGGTGACCGAAGTCGCCGGGTTCAACGAAGTGCTGGGCACGTCGTTTAGCGACGAAGACTATGACACCGTGGGTGGCCTGGTGGTAAGCAAATTCGGCCGTTTGCCCAAGCGTGGTGAAAGCATTGTCCTGGATGGCTTGAAATTTCAGGTTCTGCGTGCCGACAGCCGGCGCCTGCATACCCTGCTGGTGGAAAAGTTGCCCGAGGCGGTCTAGTCCAGGGCAGCCCGTCTAAATACGATATCCCATACCCCGTGTCCCAGCCTTAAGCCGCGCTGTTCGAATTTGGTGAGCGGGCGATAATCCGGCCGCGGCGCGTAATTGGCGGCGGTGTTGGCCAAGCGCGGTTCCGCGCTGAACGTTGCCAGAATATGCGTTGCATATTCTTCCCAGTCCGTCGCGGCATGCAGATAACCACCTGTTTTTAGCCGCTCGCATAATAGCGCCACGAATTCCGCCTGTATCAGGCGACGCTTGTGATGGCGCTTCTTCGGCCAGGGGTCGGGAAAGAAGATATGCACGCCGTCGAGCGTGCCCGGGGCCAGCATGAGTTTCAGCACTTCCACCGCATCGTGCTGAACGATGCGAATGTTGCTCAAGCCCGATTCCTCGATTTGCTTCAGCAGACTGCCGACGCCGGGGGTGTGAACCTCGATGCACAGGTAGTCGTTTTCAGGGTGTTCCCGCGCGATTTGTGCAGTGCTGTCCCCCATGCCAAAGCCGATCTCCAGGATTCTCGGCGCACTACGGCCAAAGGCGTGATCCAGATCCAGGCGTTCCATTTGAAACGGAATGCCGAAGCGGGGCATCAGCGTTTCATGGGCGCGGCCCTGGGCGTTGGACATGCGGCCCTGGCGCAGCACGAAGCTGCGCACGGGGCGGTGTGAAGTTTCGCTCATGTTGACTACTTGCCGATGAGGCCGGTGGTGGGCGAACTGGGGCTGGCGGAATAGAGTTTCTTGGCCATGCGCCCTGCACGGAACGCTTCGCGCCCGGCTTCCACAGCTTTTTTCATCGCAGACGCCATGAGGATGGGATCTTGCGCCGCGGCGATGGCGGTGTTCATCAGCACCCCGTCGCAGCCCAATTCCATGGCGATCGCAGCGTCCGATGCGGTCCCTACGCCGGCGTCCACGATAACAGGGACCTTGGCGTTGTCGATGATGATTTGCAGGTTCCACGGGTTGAGGATGCCCATGCCGGAGCCGATCAATGAGGCCAGCGGCATCACGGCAACGCAGCCGATCTCTTCGAGCTGCTTGGCAATGATGGGGTCGTCTGAGGTGTAGACCATCACCTTGAAGCCTTCTTTGACCAGCGTCTCGGCCGCTTTCAGCGTTTCCATCATGTTCGGGTAAAGCGTTTTCGGGTCGCCCAGTACTTCCAGCTTCACCAGGTCGTGTCCGTCCAGCAATTCGCGCGCCAGGCGCAAGGTGCGGACGGCGTCGTCGGCGCTGTAGCAGCCCGCGGTGTTGGGCAGGTAGGTGTATTTGGAAGGCGGTACGGCATCCAGCAGGCTGGGTTCGCCGGCATTCTGGCCGATATTGGTGCGACGGATGGCGACGGTGACGATCTCGGCGCCACTGGCTTCGATGGCGCGCCGGGTTTCGTCGAAATCCTTATATTTCCCGGTTCCCACCAGCAGACGGGAGGCGTAGCTGGTTCCTGCAATGATCAAGTTGTCCATAAATTCCGCTTGGGTTATTTAGCCCCCGCCGACGGCGACGACAATTTCGAGCTTGTCGCCGCTGGCTAGGGGGGTGTCGCTGAATTGGCTGCGCGGCACGATGTCGCCGTTGCGTTCCACGGCGATGCGTTTGCCGAGCAGTTCGAGATGCTCCACCAGTTGGGTCACGTTGAGCGGTCCGGCAAACTGGCGCGGCGTGCCATTGATGGTGAGTTCGATCACGGAATGCTGCCCTGCACGTTAAACAAAGCGTGATTTTATCACTCTTGCCGGAACGCGGGCATTACCTCCGCAGCAATGCAGCGCAAGGATTCCTGCGCGACCTCGGTTTTTACGGCGCCAGCGCCGACTGAGCAAAGGATATGCGTGACGCCGGCCGCTTCGAATTTGCGCAACTGCTCGGTGCATTCTGCAGGCGTGCCGACCACGACCATGCCGAAGTTTTCCAGCAACGTCAGGTTGATGCCGAGTTTCATGAATTCCCGGAAATGTCCCAGTTCGCGCAAATGTTCATAGCTCGGGTAGAGCTTTTCCAATAGCGGCAAGGTGGTCTTGTACAACTCGCGGTAGTACCAGGTGAGCGACTGCTTCGCTAGTTGGCGCGCGCGCTTTCCATCCGGCAGGCACAGGATGCTCACTGCCATGCCGATGCGCGGAGGCGTGGCTCCGCCCCAGGCGCCCAGGTAGTTCTTGATGTCATACTTGGTCATCAGCCAAGGCTTGAATGGTCCTGCCAGCATGCCCAGTCCCTGCTGCGCTACCCAGGCGAAGCTGTCTGGACTGAGCGCCGCAGACCACAGGGGCGGGTGAGGCGTTTGTAGCGGATGGGGCAAAATGTCCACATGGTCCAGGCGGTGATGAACGCCATGGAAGGAAACAGGCTTGCATGTGAAACTGGTGCGCAGGATTTCCAGCATTTCGGCGCTGAGCGAACGGCTGTCCGACATGTCGACGCCGAATGCCCTGTATTCGTCGAGTGAAAATCCGCGGCCCAAGCCGACCTCGATTCGACCGTTGCTGAGAATGTCCAGCGTGGCGATGCTCTCCGCCACGTGCACCGGGTGGTGATAGGGCGCGGGGAAGATGCCCATCCCCAGTCTGATCCGTTGGGTACGCTGGGATAATGCCGCGAGCACCAGTTCCGGCTTGGAACAATGGGAATATTGGCGCCTGAAATGGTGCTCCGCCAACCAGGCGCAACGGAATTCCAGTTGGTCTGCCAATTCGATCTCTGCCTGGATATCGGCGTATGCATCGCTTTCGCTGCGCGCCACAAAGGACGGCATGGCAATTTCATGAAAAATATCGAATTCCATATTTCATATGATGCCAGTTCGACGTAGAAACACCAACAACCCACTTTGCATCGAAGCGTTCTAGTCTAGGACGGCCGAATGGGTTAGAATTTCAGCCTTTTCCATGCCCGCCCGGTGCTTTATGTCCAGTGATAATCTGGTCGAATTTCAAAACGTCAGTTTCGCCTATGACAAGCGCCCGATCCTCAAGGGGATCAACATGACCGTGCCACGCGGCAAGGTGGTGGCGATCATGGGCGGCAGCGGCTGCGGCAAGACGACCATGCTGCGCCTGATCGGCGGACAGATAAAGGCGTCTCAGGGGCAAGTGGTGGTCGACGACAAGATCGTGCGCGACCTCGATGCCGACGGCTTGTACCACCTGCGCCGCCGCATGGGCATGCTGTTCCAGTTCGGCGCATTGTTCACGGACATGTCGGTATTCGACAACGTCGCATTCCAGATGCGCGAGCATACCGATCTGCCGGAAAGCGTGATCCGCGACCTGGTGTTGATGAAGCTCCACGCCGTCGGCTTGCGCGGCGCACGCGACCTGATGCCGTCCGAGCTTTCCGGCGGCATGGCGCGGCGCGTGGCGCTGGCCCGTGCGGTGGCGCTGGATCCCATGCTGATCATGTACGACGAGCCTTTTGCCGGCCTCGACCCAATTTCCCTGGGGGTGATCGGCAACCTGATCCGCCGCCTCAACGATGCCCTGGGGGCGACGTCCATCGTCGTGACTCATGACGTGCATGAGTCCCTCGAAATAGTCGATTACGTATATTTCGTCTCGGAAGGGGTGATCGTGGCGCACGGCACGCCGGAAGAGATGCGCGTCTCGGACAAGGCTTTCGTGCATCAATTCATTCATGGCGAGGAGGATGGCCCGGTGCCTTTCCATTACCCTGCATCGACCTATGGCGCTGACCTGCGACTGGGGGGCGAGAATGCCTAGCCGCATCGTCAAGGCAGTGCGTCGTGTCGGCGCCCGGGTGGTCGACGGCGTGTGGCGTTTTGGCGTGGCGAGCCGTTTCCTGTTCCTCACCCTGGCGTATTCCGCGACCAGCTTTCGCCGCTTCCACCTCATCATCAAGGAAATCTTTTCCACCGGCGTGCTATCGCTCATCATTATCCTGGTGTCGGGGCTGTTCGTCGGCATGGTGCTGGGGATGCAGGGGTACGATACGCTGCAGCGTTATGGCGCATCGGAATCCCTTGGCGTGATGGTGGCCCTGTCACTGGTGCGCGAGCTGGGGCCGGTGGTGGCTGCGCTGCTGTTCGCCAGTCGTGCCGGGTCGGCGATTACCGCGGAAATCGGCTTGATGAAGGCGACCGAGCAGCTTTCGGCCATGGAAATGATGGCGGTCAACCCCATCGCGCGCGTGGTCGCGCCGCGTTTTTGGGCCGGCGTGATTTCCATGCCGCTGCTGGCGGCCATGTTTTCCGCCATGGGCGTGTTCGGTGGTTATCTGGTGGGCGTCAAGCTGATCGGCGTGGACGAGGGCTCCTTCTGGTCGCAGATGCAGAACGCGGTGGACTTTCAACAGGATATCGTCAATGGCGTGATCAAGAGTTTTGTGTTCGGCGTGGCGGTGACCGCCATCGCGCTGTTCGAGGGATATGATGCGCCGCCGACCGCGGAAGGAGTATCCGGGGCGACGACGCGCACCGTGGTGACTTCGTCGCTGGCGATTCTGGCGCTGGATTTCGTATTAACTGCATTCATGTTTCGGGGAGAAGTCTGATGGAGCGCACCACAATTGACTTGTGGGTTGGGTTGTTCGTGGTGATGGGGCTGGGGGCTTTGCTGGTCCTGGCCCTCAAGGTCGGCAACCTGGGTGGCGTCAATATAAGTGAGAGTTATGCCGTGACCGCCGACTTCAGCAATATCGGCGGACTCAAGGTGCGGGCGCCGGTGAAGAGTGCCGGCGTGGTGGTGGGGAGGGTGGCGGAAATCAAGTATGACGCCGAAAACCACGAAGCCCGAGTGACGTTGAAGCTGGACCGGAAGTATCCTTTTTCCAAGGATACTTCGGCCAGCATCATGACTTCCGGTTTGCTTGGCGAACAGTACATAGCCCTCGAGTCGGGTGGGGATAGCGTTGTGCTCAAGGAAGGCGATAAAATCAAGATCACCCAGTCGGCAGTGGTGCTGGAAAATCTGATCGGCCAGTTTCTCTACAATAAGGCAGCAGATAGCGGAGAGAAAAAATGAACAAGCAATGGTTAGCGGTAGCATTCGGCGCCTGGACAAGCTTTTCCGGCGTGACGACCTGGGCGCAGACGGTCAATCTGCAGCAGGCAATCGACATGAGCATGAGCGCTGATCCCCGCATTCAGGAGCGCGAACAGCTGGTGGAGCTGGCGCGCGCCCTGCTGGAAGAGGCTCAGGGCAACAACGGCCTGCGCCTCGATGCCAATCTGTTTGTCGGTCTGGCACCCAAGGTCGAGGGCGGTTTCTATCAGGGCGGCGCAACTTCGGGCACGACTCCGCGCAACGACGCCTACGACTGGAAAGGCCTGTCGGACTGGACCTCGTTGCAGTTTTCCATCGTCAAGCCGCTCTATACCTTCGGCAAAATCGAGAATTACAGCGATGCGGCCCGCGGCAATATCGACGTCAAGCGCCAGGATGTGCGGCTGCAGCGCGGCAGTACCGTGATGGACGTGAGCCGCGCCTATTATGGTTACCTGACGGCGCGCGATACGCGGCGCATGCTGGAAGACGTGTTGTCGAAAGTGAACGGCGCAATCTCCCGGGTCGAGAAGGACCTCAAGGCAGACAACGGTCAGTCCCGGCAATCCGACCTCTATGAACTGCAGGCCAAGCTG from Sulfurimicrobium lacus carries:
- a CDS encoding HlyC/CorC family transporter; amino-acid sequence: MDEPAKPGWLERLGAWLSPEPDNREELVEILHTAYEKNLLDADALSMIEGVLQVSEMQVRDIMIPRAQMDVIDIADAPEAFIPFVIETAHSRFPVIGENKDDVIGILLAKDLLRYYAGVEFDVRDMLRPAVFIPEAKRLNVLLKEFRMNRNHIALVVDEYGGVSGLVTIEDVLEQIVGEIEDEYDFDETEDNIIQDRAGNYRVKAVTEVAGFNEVLGTSFSDEDYDTVGGLVVSKFGRLPKRGESIVLDGLKFQVLRADSRRLHTLLVEKLPEAV
- the trmB gene encoding tRNA (guanosine(46)-N7)-methyltransferase TrmB, giving the protein MSETSHRPVRSFVLRQGRMSNAQGRAHETLMPRFGIPFQMERLDLDHAFGRSAPRILEIGFGMGDSTAQIAREHPENDYLCIEVHTPGVGSLLKQIEESGLSNIRIVQHDAVEVLKLMLAPGTLDGVHIFFPDPWPKKRHHKRRLIQAEFVALLCERLKTGGYLHAATDWEEYATHILATFSAEPRLANTAANYAPRPDYRPLTKFEQRGLRLGHGVWDIVFRRAALD
- a CDS encoding thiazole synthase, which produces MDNLIIAGTSYASRLLVGTGKYKDFDETRRAIEASGAEIVTVAIRRTNIGQNAGEPSLLDAVPPSKYTYLPNTAGCYSADDAVRTLRLARELLDGHDLVKLEVLGDPKTLYPNMMETLKAAETLVKEGFKVMVYTSDDPIIAKQLEEIGCVAVMPLASLIGSGMGILNPWNLQIIIDNAKVPVIVDAGVGTASDAAIAMELGCDGVLMNTAIAAAQDPILMASAMKKAVEAGREAFRAGRMAKKLYSASPSSPTTGLIGK
- the thiS gene encoding sulfur carrier protein ThiS, encoding MIELTINGTPRQFAGPLNVTQLVEHLELLGKRIAVERNGDIVPRSQFSDTPLASGDKLEIVVAVGGG
- a CDS encoding LLM class flavin-dependent oxidoreductase, with translation MEFDIFHEIAMPSFVARSESDAYADIQAEIELADQLEFRCAWLAEHHFRRQYSHCSKPELVLAALSQRTQRIRLGMGIFPAPYHHPVHVAESIATLDILSNGRIEVGLGRGFSLDEYRAFGVDMSDSRSLSAEMLEILRTSFTCKPVSFHGVHHRLDHVDILPHPLQTPHPPLWSAALSPDSFAWVAQQGLGMLAGPFKPWLMTKYDIKNYLGAWGGATPPRIGMAVSILCLPDGKRARQLAKQSLTWYYRELYKTTLPLLEKLYPSYEHLRELGHFREFMKLGINLTLLENFGMVVVGTPAECTEQLRKFEAAGVTHILCSVGAGAVKTEVAQESLRCIAAEVMPAFRQE
- a CDS encoding ABC transporter ATP-binding protein, yielding MSSDNLVEFQNVSFAYDKRPILKGINMTVPRGKVVAIMGGSGCGKTTMLRLIGGQIKASQGQVVVDDKIVRDLDADGLYHLRRRMGMLFQFGALFTDMSVFDNVAFQMREHTDLPESVIRDLVLMKLHAVGLRGARDLMPSELSGGMARRVALARAVALDPMLIMYDEPFAGLDPISLGVIGNLIRRLNDALGATSIVVTHDVHESLEIVDYVYFVSEGVIVAHGTPEEMRVSDKAFVHQFIHGEEDGPVPFHYPASTYGADLRLGGENA
- the mlaE gene encoding lipid asymmetry maintenance ABC transporter permease subunit MlaE, encoding MPSRIVKAVRRVGARVVDGVWRFGVASRFLFLTLAYSATSFRRFHLIIKEIFSTGVLSLIIILVSGLFVGMVLGMQGYDTLQRYGASESLGVMVALSLVRELGPVVAALLFASRAGSAITAEIGLMKATEQLSAMEMMAVNPIARVVAPRFWAGVISMPLLAAMFSAMGVFGGYLVGVKLIGVDEGSFWSQMQNAVDFQQDIVNGVIKSFVFGVAVTAIALFEGYDAPPTAEGVSGATTRTVVTSSLAILALDFVLTAFMFRGEV
- the mlaD gene encoding outer membrane lipid asymmetry maintenance protein MlaD — encoded protein: MERTTIDLWVGLFVVMGLGALLVLALKVGNLGGVNISESYAVTADFSNIGGLKVRAPVKSAGVVVGRVAEIKYDAENHEARVTLKLDRKYPFSKDTSASIMTSGLLGEQYIALESGGDSVVLKEGDKIKITQSAVVLENLIGQFLYNKAADSGEKK